In Paenibacillus guangzhouensis, a single window of DNA contains:
- a CDS encoding TetR/AcrR family transcriptional regulator, with product MPKKFNDQEKEQIRQKLLAAARNSFQTFGLRKTSVEDLTKAAGIAQGSFYLFYASKEELCYEILLQEEATIREQLLRSNDDSAVTKTSIAGFILDGFHLMSENPLIRQMYLEGEFEYLIRKLPPALLEQNYRDDQDAMMPVVRQWQENGILADVKPELIVSMFRAIVLLSLHKKEIGEDNYAPTIELLVNVLAEGMVARSAK from the coding sequence ATGCCTAAGAAATTCAATGACCAAGAGAAAGAACAAATCCGCCAGAAGCTGCTTGCAGCAGCAAGGAACAGCTTCCAGACTTTCGGCCTTCGGAAGACGAGCGTCGAGGACTTAACGAAAGCCGCCGGCATCGCACAAGGCTCCTTCTACCTATTCTACGCATCCAAGGAAGAGCTCTGCTACGAGATCCTGCTGCAGGAGGAAGCTACCATCCGGGAGCAGCTGCTTCGCTCGAATGACGATTCAGCCGTGACCAAGACGAGTATCGCAGGTTTCATATTAGACGGCTTCCACTTGATGAGCGAGAACCCGCTCATTCGCCAAATGTACCTCGAAGGGGAGTTCGAGTACCTGATCCGAAAGCTGCCCCCGGCCCTGCTCGAGCAGAACTATCGCGATGACCAAGATGCGATGATGCCGGTTGTGCGGCAATGGCAGGAGAACGGGATTCTTGCGGACGTGAAACCGGAGCTGATCGTGAGCATGTTCCGCGCGATCGTCCTGCTATCGCTGCATAAAAAAGAGATCGGCGAGGACAACTACGCCCCGACGATCGAGCTGCTCGTCAATGTATTAGCGGAAGGCATGGTCGCGAGAAGCGCGAAGTAA
- a CDS encoding ABC transporter substrate-binding protein — MKKSFKIAMLVMLASMVALAGCGAKGSDEKAASGGTTEDGKLKPYKITLVYPGTAQKDLAVVQEEMSKYLTEKINATIELKPIEWGSWDDKTNLMKISNEPFDLMFTASWYYYPRDAAKGQYLELDDLMNQYGKDIPGVLGEDFIKGSRIGGKLFALPTKKEFGQGFGLLLSKKLVDKYKFDVSGIKSIEEVEKMLGTIKANEPGVTPIISRKFTNIWEAANYDNIIANLAVARGSKEIKAIDKLEDPKFIEFYKRMNTWSKNGWFDKDILTSDTDQAMNMIKAGKGFATASSLKPGKDKEMSLTSGVEVVQMETAVPFTTTGDAQGAMLGISRTSEDPARAMMFLNLLYTDKKLLNMLDWGVEGKHYVKKSEDVIDFPEGVTADTQTYPSPGGWMFGNQFNSYLWANEDPQKWEQFQKFNDSSERSVILGFAFNQEPVKAEMAAIENVNKEFEASLGTGAVDAEKTIAKWKEKRNAAGFDKVKAEVDKQLQEWAAAQK, encoded by the coding sequence ATGAAGAAATCTTTTAAAATCGCGATGTTAGTCATGTTAGCGAGTATGGTTGCTCTTGCAGGCTGCGGTGCCAAAGGGTCTGATGAGAAGGCAGCATCGGGAGGCACTACGGAAGACGGGAAGCTAAAACCTTATAAAATTACGCTCGTGTACCCAGGTACGGCTCAGAAGGATCTGGCGGTGGTACAAGAGGAAATGAGCAAATATTTGACTGAGAAAATTAATGCAACGATCGAGCTGAAGCCGATTGAATGGGGTTCATGGGACGACAAGACGAACCTGATGAAAATCTCCAATGAGCCGTTCGACTTGATGTTTACGGCAAGCTGGTACTACTATCCGCGGGATGCCGCGAAAGGCCAATATCTAGAGCTGGATGATCTGATGAATCAATACGGCAAAGATATTCCAGGCGTACTCGGCGAGGATTTCATCAAAGGATCACGTATTGGCGGTAAATTGTTCGCATTGCCAACGAAGAAAGAATTTGGACAAGGCTTCGGACTCTTGCTCAGTAAGAAACTGGTCGACAAATATAAGTTCGATGTGAGCGGCATTAAATCGATCGAAGAAGTCGAGAAGATGCTGGGCACGATCAAAGCGAATGAGCCAGGGGTAACGCCGATCATCAGCCGGAAGTTCACGAACATCTGGGAAGCGGCGAACTACGACAATATTATTGCGAACCTCGCTGTAGCACGCGGCAGCAAGGAGATCAAAGCGATTGACAAGTTGGAAGATCCAAAATTTATCGAGTTCTACAAACGGATGAACACATGGTCTAAAAATGGTTGGTTCGACAAGGATATTCTGACTTCCGATACGGATCAAGCGATGAACATGATTAAAGCGGGCAAAGGTTTTGCCACGGCATCCTCGCTCAAACCAGGTAAAGATAAAGAGATGAGTTTGACGTCTGGCGTAGAAGTGGTGCAAATGGAGACGGCAGTTCCATTCACGACGACTGGGGATGCGCAGGGCGCAATGTTAGGAATTTCCCGTACGTCGGAGGATCCGGCTCGCGCGATGATGTTCCTGAACCTGCTCTATACCGATAAGAAGCTCCTGAACATGCTCGATTGGGGTGTGGAAGGCAAGCACTATGTGAAGAAGTCTGAGGATGTCATCGATTTCCCAGAAGGCGTCACGGCTGATACACAAACATACCCAAGCCCAGGCGGCTGGATGTTCGGGAACCAATTCAACTCGTATCTCTGGGCGAACGAAGATCCGCAGAAATGGGAGCAATTCCAGAAGTTCAATGACAGCTCCGAGCGTTCCGTTATTCTAGGCTTTGCGTTCAATCAAGAGCCTGTCAAAGCTGAGATGGCCGCGATCGAGAACGTCAACAAGGAGTTCGAGGCATCGTTAGGAACGGGTGCGGTGGATGCGGAGAAGACGATTGCGAAATGGAAAGAAAAACGCAATGCGGCTGGATTTGACAAAGTCAAAGCCGAGGTCGACAAGCAGTTGCAGGAATGGGCTGCTGCGCAAAAATAA
- a CDS encoding metallophosphoesterase family protein: MRKQLHFREDGSFKIVQFTDTEFCNGGDDEIKMEAMMRRVLADEKPDLVVYTGDVIASGGCRDVAEAFRSAAAIPEAMEIPWAAVFGNHDSEAANVTREQLHALQLTYPHCYAKPDPTNVHGVGNYVLTIHDASHQPSAALYFLDSGSYSPLEYSRLGFYDWIRRSQIEWYTRESYRLTAQNGGEPLPSLGFFHIPLPEYNDVWDFTVCYGQKLDNHICAPWINTGFFAAMIEMGDIMGTFVGHDHANDFWGTLHGIRLCYGRTSRNAYLDQPFLTGARVIQLTVSERTFDTWLHLEDSSIVREQPAHQPEGRKAPVGRQPG, encoded by the coding sequence ATGCGTAAACAACTTCATTTCCGTGAAGATGGGTCGTTCAAAATCGTACAGTTCACCGATACCGAATTCTGCAACGGTGGAGACGACGAGATCAAGATGGAAGCAATGATGCGGCGGGTGCTGGCGGATGAGAAGCCGGATCTCGTCGTCTATACCGGGGATGTGATTGCAAGCGGCGGATGCCGCGATGTTGCTGAGGCTTTCCGCAGCGCAGCCGCCATCCCCGAAGCGATGGAGATCCCGTGGGCGGCCGTGTTCGGCAACCACGACTCCGAAGCCGCGAACGTGACGCGGGAGCAGCTCCATGCGCTCCAGTTAACATATCCGCATTGTTACGCCAAGCCGGATCCGACGAACGTGCACGGCGTCGGCAATTACGTCCTGACAATACACGACGCTTCGCACCAGCCTTCGGCGGCGCTCTACTTCCTCGATTCTGGCAGCTATTCGCCGCTCGAGTACTCGCGTCTCGGCTTCTACGATTGGATTCGCCGCAGTCAGATCGAATGGTATACGCGCGAATCGTATCGCTTAACAGCGCAGAACGGAGGCGAGCCGCTGCCGTCGCTCGGCTTCTTCCATATCCCGCTCCCGGAGTACAATGATGTGTGGGATTTCACGGTATGCTACGGCCAGAAGCTCGACAATCATATCTGCGCACCATGGATCAATACAGGCTTCTTCGCCGCGATGATCGAGATGGGCGATATCATGGGCACATTCGTCGGCCATGATCATGCCAATGATTTCTGGGGGACGCTGCACGGTATCCGACTCTGCTATGGCCGGACTTCACGTAACGCCTACCTGGATCAACCGTTCCTGACGGGGGCTCGGGTGATCCAACTGACGGTCAGCGAGCGTACATTCGATACGTGGCTGCATCTCGAGGACAGTTCGATCGTTCGCGAACAGCCGGCGCACCAGCCGGAAGGCCGAAAGGCACCGGTGGGACGGCAGCCCGGCTAA
- a CDS encoding fluoroquinolone export ABC transporter permease subunit, whose product MRWGSAFAHDLRFQWRHGFYGVYLLVCLLYLLLLHFVPTDVQASIAILLTFSDPSAVGLILAGGIILLEKDQAVHDQLFATPLRVPEYLLAKAMSIGVLSTCAAWVIHGFSLGVPASPILFSLSVMLSSSFFTFLSIGVVTRARSINGFVLLSQVYALPFALPLLYFFGIGRESLYLIFPTHGSLLLLESAIRTLSWREIIYAVAILTLWNGIAFLFAQRSFERRILGRIDVDRRDRR is encoded by the coding sequence ATGAGATGGGGCAGCGCATTCGCACATGATCTTCGATTCCAATGGCGGCACGGCTTCTATGGCGTCTACCTCCTCGTCTGCCTGCTCTATCTCCTACTGCTGCATTTCGTCCCTACGGATGTTCAAGCATCGATTGCCATCCTGCTCACCTTCTCGGATCCGAGCGCAGTCGGCTTGATTCTGGCTGGGGGTATCATTCTGCTGGAGAAAGATCAGGCTGTGCACGATCAGCTCTTCGCTACCCCGCTGCGGGTTCCGGAATATTTGCTCGCGAAGGCAATGTCCATCGGGGTCTTATCGACCTGTGCGGCATGGGTCATCCACGGCTTCTCCCTCGGTGTGCCGGCGTCGCCGATCCTATTCTCGCTCAGCGTGATGCTCTCATCCAGCTTCTTCACTTTCCTGTCCATCGGCGTCGTCACGCGGGCGCGATCCATTAACGGATTCGTCTTGCTCTCACAGGTCTATGCGCTCCCGTTCGCCTTGCCGCTGCTCTACTTCTTCGGGATCGGACGAGAGAGCTTATACCTGATCTTTCCGACGCACGGCTCGCTGCTGCTCCTGGAGTCCGCGATCAGAACGCTGTCATGGCGGGAGATCATCTACGCCGTGGCCATTTTGACCTTGTGGAATGGGATTGCCTTTCTCTTCGCGCAGCGATCTTTTGAACGCCGAATATTAGGCAGAATCGACGTGGATCGGAGGGATCGGCGATGA
- a CDS encoding ABC transporter permease: MKAAETAPLLNKSAHQAVAKKQSQFIRSLKKYKLLLLMTLPGVVYLFINNYIPMYGVILAFKDLNYAKGIWGSDWVGLDNFKFLFNSDTAYVITRNTFLYNFAFIILNLVLALFVALTINEIKDKVISRFYQSTFLLPHIISMVVVAYLVYSFLNAESGLVNRLLAKWFHVDPISWYSEAGYWPYILIIVNAWKNVGYLSIIYFASIIGIDKEFYEAATIDGASKWKQMTRITLPLIAPIITTMTLLSVSGILRSDFGLFYQVPMNTGALIPTTNTIDTFVYRAMVSSGDIGMSAAAGFYQSAACFVLILVANWAVRRINKQDALF; encoded by the coding sequence ATGAAAGCTGCAGAGACGGCTCCGTTACTGAACAAGTCAGCACACCAAGCGGTGGCTAAGAAGCAAAGTCAATTCATCAGAAGCCTCAAGAAATACAAATTGCTGTTGCTAATGACGCTCCCAGGAGTTGTGTATTTATTCATCAATAACTATATTCCGATGTATGGCGTCATCCTCGCATTCAAGGACTTGAATTATGCGAAGGGTATTTGGGGGAGTGATTGGGTAGGACTCGATAACTTCAAATTTTTATTCAATTCGGATACGGCTTATGTCATTACGAGGAATACATTCCTGTACAACTTTGCCTTTATCATCTTGAATTTGGTCCTCGCATTATTCGTGGCGTTGACGATTAACGAGATTAAGGATAAAGTCATCTCCCGGTTCTATCAGAGTACGTTCCTGCTGCCGCATATCATCTCGATGGTTGTGGTTGCCTACTTGGTCTACAGCTTCTTGAACGCAGAGAGCGGCCTTGTGAACAGATTACTTGCCAAGTGGTTCCATGTTGATCCTATATCTTGGTATAGCGAGGCAGGCTACTGGCCGTACATCCTCATCATTGTGAATGCGTGGAAAAATGTAGGCTATCTTTCGATTATTTATTTCGCTTCGATCATCGGGATCGACAAGGAATTCTATGAAGCCGCGACGATTGACGGCGCGAGCAAATGGAAGCAGATGACACGCATCACGCTGCCGCTGATCGCACCGATTATTACGACGATGACATTGCTCTCCGTCAGCGGGATCTTACGTTCCGACTTCGGGCTCTTCTACCAAGTGCCGATGAATACGGGCGCACTGATTCCGACGACGAATACGATCGATACGTTCGTGTACCGGGCGATGGTCAGCTCGGGCGACATCGGCATGTCGGCTGCAGCCGGATTCTATCAATCGGCAGCCTGCTTCGTCTTAATCCTAGTAGCGAATTGGGCAGTTCGGCGGATCAATAAACAGGATGCATTATTCTAG
- a CDS encoding ArsB/NhaD family transporter, translating to MEQQAIWAIGIFLVIYGLIISEKIHRTILAMIGAVLMVALGIVDQDTAIHHIDFNTLGLLVGMMIIVGITAKTGLFKYIALKAAKIAKGKPRRIMIALVVITAVSSAFLDNVTTVLLMVPVTLSITRQLRINPIPFLITQIIASNVGGTATLIGDPPNIMIGSAVKELTFVSFISNLAPIAIIILIAYLPLFLWMFGKKIQSTPELQQRIMEMDEHTMITDRKLLYKCLTVLGLTIIGFFLHQLIHLESATVALAGAFLLLLLTGEHMLEEALQHVEWTTLFFFIGLFVLVSGLVETGVIAKLAEQAIELTGGDPLLTSMLILWLSAIASAFLDNIPFVATMIPLIQEMSAMGMANLEPLWWSLALGACLGGNGTLIGASANLIVAGLAGKEGYPISFMKYLKIGFPLMLISIVLSSIYIYVRYLM from the coding sequence ATGGAACAACAAGCGATTTGGGCGATTGGGATCTTTCTAGTCATTTACGGACTCATCATTTCGGAGAAAATTCATCGAACGATTCTTGCGATGATCGGGGCTGTACTCATGGTCGCGCTCGGAATTGTGGATCAAGACACGGCGATCCATCATATTGATTTTAACACGCTTGGATTGCTCGTCGGGATGATGATCATTGTAGGGATTACGGCGAAGACGGGATTATTCAAGTACATTGCGCTCAAGGCGGCCAAGATTGCCAAAGGGAAGCCGAGACGTATCATGATCGCGCTCGTCGTGATTACGGCTGTGAGCTCGGCATTTCTCGATAATGTCACGACCGTATTGCTCATGGTGCCGGTGACGCTTAGCATAACGAGACAGCTTCGGATTAATCCGATCCCGTTCCTTATTACACAGATTATTGCATCGAACGTGGGCGGTACAGCCACGCTGATCGGGGATCCGCCGAACATCATGATCGGGAGTGCGGTGAAGGAGTTAACCTTCGTCTCCTTTATCAGTAATTTGGCTCCGATTGCCATCATTATTCTAATCGCATACTTGCCGCTATTCCTCTGGATGTTCGGGAAGAAAATTCAATCGACGCCGGAGCTGCAGCAGCGCATTATGGAGATGGATGAGCATACGATGATTACGGATCGGAAGCTGCTCTACAAATGTCTGACGGTGCTCGGGCTGACGATTATCGGATTCTTCCTGCACCAGCTCATTCATCTGGAGTCGGCGACGGTTGCGCTCGCTGGGGCTTTCCTGCTCCTGCTGCTGACGGGCGAGCATATGCTCGAAGAAGCCTTGCAACATGTGGAATGGACGACGCTCTTTTTCTTCATCGGTCTGTTCGTGCTCGTATCAGGGCTGGTCGAGACGGGTGTGATCGCGAAGCTCGCAGAGCAAGCGATTGAGCTGACGGGCGGAGATCCGCTGCTGACCTCGATGTTGATCTTATGGCTTAGCGCCATTGCGTCGGCGTTCCTCGACAATATCCCGTTCGTCGCCACGATGATTCCGTTGATTCAAGAGATGAGCGCGATGGGGATGGCGAACTTGGAGCCGTTGTGGTGGAGCCTTGCGCTTGGAGCGTGTCTCGGCGGCAACGGAACATTGATCGGGGCCAGCGCCAACCTGATCGTCGCGGGGCTCGCAGGCAAGGAAGGTTATCCGATCTCCTTCATGAAATATTTGAAGATCGGCTTTCCGCTGATGCTTATCTCTATCGTGCTGTCGAGCATTTACATTTATGTTAGGTATCTTATGTAG
- a CDS encoding carbohydrate ABC transporter permease, with the protein MQRKNILNTSMIHLFFWIFTIVSLVPFALIFMVSITDEDSIAANGYSLFPNKISFAAYSFLFNDFSEIARAYGVTIIATVVGTTVSLLITALFAYPLSRQGLPFRRTLSFYIFFTMLFSGGMVPWYMTYVNMFDMKNTLISMIVPNLLLSAFNVLLMRSFFANSIPESVIESATIDGASEIKIFFKIVVPLSLPIMATIGLFNTLSYWNDWYNCMLFIDKAELYNIQYLMTKTLTNIQYLIMKSSSSAQAGDLLAKMPRETVRMALAIVGIAPLLFAYPFFQKYYISGITSGAVKG; encoded by the coding sequence ATGCAGCGGAAAAATATACTGAACACTTCAATGATTCATCTGTTCTTCTGGATCTTTACGATTGTGTCGTTAGTTCCTTTTGCCTTAATATTCATGGTGTCCATTACAGATGAAGATTCCATCGCGGCGAATGGCTACTCGCTATTTCCGAACAAAATAAGCTTTGCCGCCTATTCGTTCCTTTTCAACGATTTCTCGGAGATTGCGCGGGCGTACGGGGTTACGATTATCGCAACAGTGGTTGGAACAACCGTAAGCTTGCTGATTACAGCACTATTTGCCTATCCGTTGTCTAGACAGGGACTTCCGTTCCGCCGGACATTGTCCTTTTACATTTTCTTCACGATGTTATTCAGCGGCGGTATGGTACCTTGGTATATGACTTATGTGAATATGTTCGACATGAAAAACACATTGATATCGATGATCGTGCCGAATCTCTTGCTCAGTGCCTTCAACGTGCTGCTCATGCGAAGCTTCTTCGCCAATTCGATCCCGGAATCGGTCATTGAGTCCGCAACCATCGATGGGGCGAGCGAGATCAAGATTTTCTTCAAAATCGTCGTACCGCTCTCGCTGCCGATTATGGCGACGATTGGATTGTTCAATACGCTGTCGTATTGGAACGATTGGTATAATTGTATGCTCTTCATCGATAAGGCGGAGCTCTACAATATTCAATATCTCATGACGAAGACGCTCACGAACATTCAGTATCTGATTATGAAGTCGAGCAGTTCGGCCCAAGCAGGAGACTTACTCGCCAAGATGCCGCGGGAAACCGTTCGAATGGCACTTGCGATCGTGGGGATTGCCCCCTTACTATTTGCGTACCCGTTCTTCCAGAAATACTATATCAGCGGCATAACGAGTGGTGCTGTCAAAGGATAA
- a CDS encoding DMT family transporter, which yields MNKGMIACCILLTTVVGGLNYTMAKLGLHVASPFLLLAIRFLGSGLLLMPFVIRRKHPQSAKQWLQVAGVSLFQTILVMTFIYLSLHTISASTSAILSSTNPIWTILFAFLFFRSRYRAVQWAGVVIGFMGVVVTQNFNMQMNEGTIYALLAGMFWGFGTLVASRWSRAMDTWVLTAYQMLFAGIVLLLASITLEQPYLHLASSSGNSLGLVLAVLIWMVCFSSIFQFLPWFYVLKHYSASKASTFMFLVPLFGVLSGAFILGETIHGYVIAGGLCTGVGIYLVNRPAKRAAADVPLMTDPSGKMQAKINGVYGSFRE from the coding sequence ATGAATAAAGGAATGATAGCATGTTGTATTCTACTGACAACAGTGGTCGGCGGGTTGAATTATACGATGGCGAAGTTGGGTCTGCATGTCGCTTCTCCCTTCCTTCTGCTCGCGATCCGGTTCTTGGGTTCAGGTCTGCTCCTGATGCCCTTTGTCATTCGTCGAAAACATCCGCAGAGCGCGAAGCAATGGCTGCAAGTCGCCGGGGTCAGTCTCTTTCAGACAATTTTGGTCATGACGTTCATTTATTTGAGTCTGCATACGATTTCCGCGAGCACGTCGGCGATCCTATCGTCGACCAATCCGATCTGGACGATTTTATTCGCGTTTCTTTTCTTTCGATCGCGTTATCGCGCAGTGCAGTGGGCGGGCGTCGTCATCGGATTTATGGGCGTGGTCGTCACGCAGAACTTCAATATGCAGATGAATGAAGGGACAATCTATGCGCTGCTCGCCGGAATGTTCTGGGGCTTCGGCACGCTAGTCGCGTCCCGTTGGAGCCGGGCGATGGATACGTGGGTGTTAACGGCTTATCAGATGCTATTCGCAGGGATCGTGCTCCTGCTGGCGAGTATAACCTTGGAGCAGCCTTATCTTCACTTAGCGAGCAGCAGCGGCAATTCACTCGGACTCGTCTTGGCCGTGCTTATCTGGATGGTCTGCTTCAGCTCGATCTTTCAATTCTTGCCTTGGTTCTATGTGCTGAAGCATTACAGTGCTTCGAAGGCCAGCACGTTCATGTTTCTCGTACCGTTGTTCGGTGTCTTGTCGGGTGCGTTCATCTTAGGCGAGACGATTCATGGGTATGTGATTGCGGGTGGGCTCTGTACCGGCGTTGGCATTTATTTGGTGAATCGACCGGCGAAACGGGCGGCGGCGGATGTGCCGCTGATGACCGACCCAAGCGGCAAGATGCAAGCGAAGATTAACGGGGTGTATGGTTCATTCCGTGAATGA
- a CDS encoding DUF4091 domain-containing protein, translating into MVSNVNYQVVSANEWLFSDSEVSGDGACIISLIAARGSRIGCQILVNHVPNPSEIRWSYRSKTATSDLQAEVYQMIDVLVNENTGPDVSTVPLGTPADYATRLAPFRVYDALQPVGPAYPSRSTTEALYVSWDIPIAMTPGDYAGVFELWVGETSFTIPVSIQVVHATVPEQAALATTNWMSIQNVAKRHQLEMWSEPFWAMVRKYGEAMRRAKQTHFLVGLEFIQVQAGADGQYTFDFSRAERLIRMFLALGFTGIEGGHVAGRTDWNAPNFVLSYDNKIDATGTEGFAFLAQFLPAWHQFLSMNGWLTITIQHIADEPIEESAADFRILSGIVRKFMPGVPLIEAMIYPAIEGSMDIWVPTNEGFDKHREHFERMQQLGDTVWFYTCWNPGGNYLNRFMDLHLLKTRYLHWGNYKYGLTGYLHWGFNQYLGEQDPYELTCPFLAPSVHSRRVPAGDTHIVYPGADGPLLSMRLEAMRAGIEDYELFQQLAAYDRDAADEILSTCMTSFTNVNTDMNVFDEAYRRLLMSLSAYAQQTSIVEESI; encoded by the coding sequence ATGGTCAGCAACGTTAATTATCAAGTAGTAAGTGCAAACGAATGGTTATTCTCGGATAGCGAAGTATCCGGCGACGGTGCGTGCATTATCTCCCTGATTGCCGCGCGTGGAAGTCGTATCGGCTGCCAGATTCTCGTGAATCACGTGCCAAATCCGTCCGAGATCCGTTGGAGCTATCGCTCCAAGACTGCTACGAGCGATCTGCAAGCAGAAGTCTATCAAATGATCGATGTCCTCGTGAACGAGAACACCGGTCCCGATGTCTCAACCGTGCCGCTAGGCACACCGGCGGATTACGCGACTCGGCTTGCGCCTTTCCGCGTCTATGATGCGTTGCAGCCCGTCGGACCGGCTTACCCCTCCCGTTCAACGACGGAAGCACTGTATGTAAGCTGGGACATCCCTATCGCCATGACGCCTGGGGATTATGCAGGCGTATTCGAGCTGTGGGTTGGTGAGACATCGTTCACGATACCGGTATCGATCCAGGTCGTTCATGCTACCGTGCCGGAACAAGCCGCCCTCGCGACGACGAATTGGATGTCGATCCAGAATGTCGCAAAGCGGCATCAGCTTGAGATGTGGTCCGAGCCATTCTGGGCGATGGTCCGCAAGTATGGCGAAGCGATGCGCAGAGCGAAGCAGACCCACTTCCTCGTGGGCCTTGAATTCATTCAGGTTCAGGCGGGTGCGGATGGACAATATACGTTCGACTTCTCGCGGGCGGAGCGGCTGATTCGGATGTTCCTAGCGCTTGGATTCACGGGCATCGAAGGCGGTCATGTCGCGGGTCGTACGGACTGGAACGCACCGAACTTCGTCTTATCCTATGATAACAAGATCGATGCGACGGGCACCGAAGGGTTCGCTTTCCTAGCTCAGTTCCTCCCGGCATGGCATCAGTTCTTAAGCATGAATGGCTGGCTGACGATCACCATCCAACATATCGCGGATGAGCCAATCGAAGAGTCCGCTGCGGACTTCCGCATTCTATCAGGCATCGTACGTAAATTCATGCCGGGCGTGCCGCTGATCGAAGCGATGATCTATCCAGCAATCGAAGGCTCGATGGATATCTGGGTCCCGACGAACGAAGGGTTCGATAAGCACCGTGAGCACTTCGAACGGATGCAGCAGCTTGGCGATACCGTCTGGTTCTATACTTGCTGGAATCCCGGCGGCAACTATCTGAATCGCTTCATGGATTTGCATCTCCTGAAGACGCGCTATCTGCACTGGGGCAATTACAAATATGGTCTCACGGGTTATCTTCATTGGGGCTTCAATCAATATTTGGGCGAGCAGGATCCTTATGAATTAACGTGCCCATTCCTCGCCCCGAGCGTCCATTCGCGGCGTGTTCCAGCCGGCGATACGCATATCGTCTATCCAGGCGCCGACGGCCCGCTGCTCAGCATGCGGCTTGAAGCGATGCGGGCGGGGATCGAAGACTATGAATTGTTCCAGCAGCTCGCGGCTTACGACCGCGACGCGGCGGATGAGATTCTGAGCACCTGCATGACCAGCTTCACGAACGTGAATACGGATATGAACGTATTTGACGAAGCCTACCGCAGACTTCTGATGAGCTTGTCAGCTTATGCGCAGCAAACTTCGATCGTGGAGGAATCGATCTAA
- a CDS encoding ABC transporter ATP-binding protein → MIDVERLAYVYPGTSRRTLQGIDFSIARGEIFGFLGPSGAGKSTTQKILIGALRNYTGSVRIEGQEIRDLGPDYYERIGVAFEFPNFYSKFTALENLKLFQSLYRKPKDNPMDLLRQVGLDQAAQMKVSQFSKGMKMRLNFCRAILHRPDILFLDEPTSGLDPLNAKIMKDLILAQKAAGTTVLITTHNMHAAEELCDRVAFLVDGQIPLIDSPRALKLHYGQQRVRLEYTRSDEKLVEEFPTHHLGQNERFLQLIQQHPIETLHSMEATLDQIFIDVTGRTLV, encoded by the coding sequence ATGATTGACGTTGAACGATTAGCCTATGTTTACCCCGGGACCTCGAGACGAACGCTGCAAGGCATTGATTTCTCAATTGCCCGCGGCGAAATTTTCGGGTTCCTGGGCCCATCCGGCGCCGGCAAGAGCACCACGCAGAAAATTTTGATCGGCGCGCTTCGCAACTATACCGGGAGCGTTCGCATCGAAGGGCAGGAAATACGCGATCTCGGACCGGACTACTATGAACGGATCGGCGTCGCGTTCGAGTTCCCGAATTTCTATAGCAAATTCACAGCGCTGGAGAATTTGAAGCTGTTCCAATCGTTATACCGCAAACCCAAAGATAACCCGATGGATCTGCTGCGCCAAGTCGGGCTCGATCAGGCCGCCCAGATGAAAGTGTCGCAATTCTCGAAAGGCATGAAAATGCGGCTAAACTTCTGCCGCGCTATTCTTCACCGTCCAGATATCCTCTTCCTCGATGAACCGACTTCGGGGCTTGATCCGCTCAATGCGAAGATTATGAAGGACCTGATCTTAGCGCAAAAAGCAGCAGGAACGACGGTATTGATCACCACGCATAACATGCATGCGGCGGAGGAGCTCTGCGACCGGGTCGCCTTTCTCGTAGACGGTCAGATTCCACTCATCGACTCCCCTAGAGCCTTGAAGCTTCATTATGGGCAGCAGCGCGTGAGGCTCGAATATACGCGATCGGATGAGAAGCTGGTGGAGGAATTCCCTACCCATCATCTCGGGCAGAATGAACGATTCCTACAGCTCATCCAGCAGCATCCGATTGAGACGCTGCATTCGATGGAAGCGACGCTAGATCAGATTTTCATTGACGTGACAGGGAGGACGCTCGTATGA